One Vanrija pseudolonga chromosome 5, complete sequence genomic window, TGCTATTCTGGTTCTACCAGACGACGGGGAACAGCTTCGTAGGTGGAGCGAAGAGacgcagctcacgccccagtACAACGCGTATGGCCCGTCCTTCTTCAAGGAGATCGGGCTGGGCTCAAAGTCTTTCACGTACGCCACCgtcgtgcagctcgtcggcgccgtcggctcCGCCATCGCAATCTTCCTCACGGACCGCGTGGGCCGGCGCCCGCTCATCATCACGGGCGCGTGTGGGTTGATTTTGTTTGATTTCTTGATTGCAGGCctgggcggcagcgcgccgcgcacgacgacgaacaACAATGTCGTGGTCGCCAGCTTCATCCTTATGATCTTCTCCACCAAGGTGTCGTGGGCGACGCACTGTTGTGAGTGGGGCAGTACCGCCGCCATGAGACCAGCTTCCTAACCCACCACCCTGcagtcctcgtcgcctcggaACTCGGCGGCCTCCGCATGCGCAAGAAGGTCATGATGGTCGGCACGACGATGGACGTCTTCTCCAACTGGCTCGTGTCCTTCACGTCGCCGTACATCATGAACAAGCCGTACGGCGGGATTGGGGGCAAGATCGGCTACATCTTTGGCGGCATGGCGGTGCTGTCGTTTCTGTTCGCCATCTTCGTCGtgcccgagctgcgcgggcgtggactcgaggaggtcgacgagctgttCGAGCACCCGCACTGGGGGTGGCAGTACAAGCACATCCAGACGACTGGGATGGGCGCGCAGATCGCGCGTATCCAGGGTGGAGACGTCACTGCCGCGCAGGGGGGCAAGCTGGGTGACGGGGAGGGTGCGGAGGATGTCAAGGTGGGGTCGGCGTGAGAGGAGCAGCATCGCTGACTCGCAGGACGACGTCCAGCACATCGAGAAGGTGtagcgcgagcgaggggtGCTAGTGTCAGAAGTAACAGTGTCGATGCAATGGTACACAGTCGTACTATGGTGGGCTGCCTGGAGTCAGTTTAGTTTAGCATACGGTGCACAACCCACCGTCAACGCCGCGCTACTTCGCCTGCCCGGCTGGCGCCAgccccgccgaggagggcgcaTTAAACGCCACGGGCGCCATGACCTGCGACGCGGAGAGGTTCGCCGCTCCCATGCCCGGGGCGACCTGGCCCGCGACCCCTGCGGTGTTCTCATccggcacgtcgacgagcgatGCGGCCGCGGACATCTCGGACGCGGTGtaggcggcgcgctcggcgtccgtcATGGTTGACGGGTGTCTTGCGTGGGAGcggtgctgcggcgggggctggggggagggggagcggtgggcgtgggccggggccgaagccgacgggCGGCGTTGCTGCGGTTAGCGAGGCCGTGTCTGTATGTGTGCTCACTGTCATTGTgtgtcgtggtggtgtgggcaATGGTGCGATGGAGCGATGCGACATGCGCAGAAGCACAGCcaaggcggcggtgccgaTTCTTGGCTGCTGCGTGTCACCGGGGCCCCATGTTGATGCGAATCACACCTCGGGCCGAGCAGTGTGGTGTCAGCAATGCAATCTCATCATAAGAGGTAAGCACTGGGAAGTCGCCTGCAGCATCGGCCTAGGCGCAGTCGATGGCGACCTGTAGGCTGGAGCTGCCGGCAGGCAGGTATACAgcccggcgacgagccgaggTCTGCGGGCCGACGGTGCGCATGTCTTGGCATCCTCCACTTGTCTGAATAATCTCTGGGACAGCGACTTATAATGGTGTCATCTAGGCGCAATGGCGTGCAATCTACCTCGTACTGCGCCATCACCATCACGGCCGCCGTAGGACAAACGTTTCGACACACcgccggcgatggcgacacGTATCGCGGcgtccctcctcgtcggggcGACTCATAAAGCGGGCGTCGGCAACCTCGACCAGCACCACaacacccccacccgccaGCTCCCCTCAACTGCAGTCACCttccccccaccccgcaccaCCATGGCTATCAACAAGATCTTCCTCACAGGCGGCACGGGCACCATCGgcaccgaggtcgcgcgcgacctaGTGGCGCACGGGTACGCCGTGCGCGGGCTTGCGCGCTCCGACGCTAGTGCCGCCAAGCtgcaggcgctcggcgtcaccCCAGTGCGGGGCGACCTGACAaccctcgacgtcgcccgcgcggaagccgccgctgccgacgcggTCGTGCACCTCGCCATCGACTTTGCTAGAGTCATCGACTCGGGCAGCGAAGAGCAGGCCttcgtcgaggccgtcggcgacgttcTCAAGGGCACGGGCAAGACATTCATCGGCACGTCGGGGACGTATATCGGCGTCGGGACGGGCAAGACGCCCTTcaccgaggcggacgacgggCGGCCCGGCGCGTTTCGGTACAAGTTTGAGTCGACCTTCCGCTCGCtcggtgacgacggcggcgtccgCGCAATCGTCATCCGCCCGTCCTTGACGCACAGCGACAAGATCGACGGGTTCCCGCGCACCGTGATCGCCAAGccccgcgagctcggctttgcgccggtgctcgacggcggaGAGGAGAAGTGGACGTACAACGACCTGCACGACGTCGCTGTGCTCTTTAGGCTGGCCTTGGAGAAGGCGCCAGCTGGCTTTAGCAGGTATCACGGCACGGACGAGTCGACGTCCAACCGCCAGATCGCGGAgatcgtcgccgcgcactGGGGCGTACccgtgcgcgaggcgacgcggGAGGAGCTCACCGAGGCCTACGGCTTCTTCGCTACATTCTTCGGCAAGGATAACACTGTCAGCAGCGTGGCTACCCGCGAGCAGTTGGGATGGGAGCCAAAGGGGGCGCGGTTTATCGACctcctcaaggacggcacGTATTTCAAGCAGCTTTAGGGGCTGGGGTTGTATAGACGATGTACGGTGTGGGCTGGGCAAGGCTGTGGCGCGCCGGAATGTACCCCGGCGTGCAAGTGGACTGGGCGACCATGGCGGATTccagcgagccagcagccacAGGGCTCCACGGTCGCCGTGCAGGTTCCCGCCCCGCACACGTGAACAAGCAGCAGGGCGAGCAGCAGGGCAAGCAGGAGGGCAAGCAGGAGGGCAAGCAGCAGGGCAAGGATTCACAATGTTCACCGCAGCCTGCCTGCGCTTGCTCCGTCGGCATAAACTCGGCCCGCACCCCGAGCGGCACTAACCCCGCCCACGTCGCCTGCGCTCGTactccacctcggcgcgactCCGATCTTGCTGTTCTCGGCCCACAGCCAGCGCGTAACActcctccagcagctcgctTGGCAGTCCTGCGCGGAGCACAGTGCTCCGTTTTCGCGTCGATGGCGAAGTGGAGGGCTGCTAGGTGAGTTTATATGGTTTGGAGTGGTGTGGAGCATTCGTACActcaccgccgccttgcTTGACACGTAGAGAACAGGCATCATGACCGTCgcaccgcagcagcgcaaGTGGTGGAAGGAGGCGAATGTGTACCAGAGTGAGTAGGCCGTTGGCTCTGAGCGTTCatcgctgacgccccagtcTATCCTGTAAGTCGCTCCGCCCCGTGGATCACGCCTtccccgcgcgctcgctgacgctcgccccGCAGGCATCGTTCAAGGACCACGCCGCGAACGGGCACGGCACTTTGCGCGGCATCGCGTCGCAAGTGCCGTACCTGCACGACCTGGGCATCGACATTGTGTGGCTCTCGCCGGTGTACGCGTCCCCGCAGGCAGACATGGGGTACGACATCAGCGACTACCAGGCAATTGACCCGCGGTACGGCACGCTCGAGGACTgggacgcggtgcgcgaCGCGTGCCATGCGCGCGGGATGAAGCTCGTCATGGACCTGGTGGTCAACCACTCGAGCGACCAGCACCAGTGGTTCAAGGAGAGCCGGCGCAGCAAGACGGACCCGAAGAGGGACTGGTACTACTGGCACCCGGGCAAGGTGGTGGACGGCGTACGCCAGCCGCCGAACAACTGGCGCAGCCGGTTCGGCAGCGGCTCGGCATGGGCGTGGGACGAGGCAAGCCAGGAGTACTACCTCCACCTGTTCCTCAAGGAGCAGCCCGACCTCAACTGGACGAGCCCCGGCCTCCGGCGTGCAGTGTACGACATGATGCGGTGGTGGCTCGACCGCGGGTGTGACGGGTTCCGCTGCGACGTGATCAACTTTATCGCCAAGGCGCCGGGCTtccccgacgcgccggtcACGGATCCCACCAAGGAGTTCCAGTTCGCCGGCGGGCTGGCGGTTAACCGGCCCGAGGTGCACACTTACCTCAAGGAGATGTACACTGAGGTGTTGTCGCACTACGATGCGTtctggtgagtggtgtgcggccgaggggacgcgcgccgtgccggccgggTGGAGCTGACGCCACACCTAGCGTCGGCGAATGCCCAGGCAAGGACTCGCCCGAGTCGTTCGCGGCCTACTCCCGCCCCGAGAACCACGAGTTCCAGATGGTCTTCAACTTCCACCACCAGTACTTtgaccgcgacggcgccgagcggcggtACAAGCCCGACTGGGTGCTGAGCGACCTGAAGAAGCTGTACAACCAGTGGCATGTGGAGCTGCCTGCGCTTGGAGGCTGGTTTGCCAACTATATCGAGAACCACGACCAGCCGCGGTTCGTGTCCCGCGTTGGCTCGGAGGGCGACCTGCGCAACAAAtccgccaagctcgtcgccctgCTGCACATCACGTTGACTGGCACGCTCTTCCTCTACCAGGGCCAGGAGACGGGGCAGGTGAACATGCCCGCCGACTGGCCCGAGAGCGAGTACAAGGACATCGAGGCGACGCAGCGGCTcgaaggcgagcgcgcgtaCCTTGACCGGCTGGGGGCCACGcccgagcagcgcaaggagcACATGGCGCGCGTGTGGCGCGATATCCGGAGCGCGGGGCGCGActcgccgcgcaccccgATGCAGTGGGACGAGAGCGCGTACGCTGGCTTCTCCAGCTCGGAGCCATGGATGCGCGTGCACGACGACTATCCGCAGTGGAacgtcgccaagctgcgcgcggaCCCGGACAGCGTGTGGAGCTTCTATGCCCGTCTCCTCCGCCTGCGGaaggagcgcctcgcgctcatctACGGCAAGTTCAtcccgctcgacgccgacgcagacgACAACTACTCGTACGTGCGCCACGAcgaggccagcggcgagaagtacctcgtgctcctcaacctcgggCGCGGGGAGCAGAGCGTCACGCTCGACccggcgagctggggcgtGGATGTGAGCTCtgcgcagctgctcgtgtcgaacgacgacgcgaaggagggcgaggggatCAGCGGgccggtcgagctcgcgccgtaCTCTGGGCGCGTGTACACGCTGGCTGAGGCGCTGCCCAACTAGACTAGAACAGAACTAGACTAGAACAGTGTATGTGTATGCATGTATGGTTTGTGTTTGCCAGCGAGCGTGTGTTTGCGCTGCGGCCCGGTCTGAGCCGGTTCGCTGGCCTGGTCGGAGGTTCGGCGCCTTCGCTGCACCTGGGCCGAAGATGCGCCGAGTGGAGGAAGtggagcgagtgagcgagcgtcGGAGATGAGCGTCCGGGGATTGTGCGTCCCttgcggcgccgacgagtaGGCTGTGCTGCGAGGGCACCTGTGTTTGACTAGTGTGAGTTGACCCTCGCCGGGCCGTGGTTCCGAGAGGGCGAGTGGTCGTAGGTTGCAGCAAGAGTGGCGAAAGGCGTGGCCGCAAGTGAGCTTTTTCGGGCCATCTCGACGCCACGTCGTGACAAGGCCATCGCCAGCAGCGCTGTAGTAGCACCCAGTCGACATGCGAGCTACGTGCTGCTGTCTCTCGAAGAGCCCTACGGGAGCGCggtggaggacgagctctCGCAGCACCTCCACTGCCCCACAACCTGACTCGGGAGGCCAAAACAAGtccctcactcactcactctcggCGATCCGGCCCCGAGGCACCACCGGACAGTTGTGCCGGCGGCTTGCTCTCTCATCCTGCCTTGCAAAGCCTTGCAAGGCCCCCACAGCCGTCGGGGCAGCCCCGACAAGCTCATATATAGCTGCGCGCGGCCCCATAGCGACCCGTCCCTCAGCCCCCTCCTACCTCCCCTCGCACACCATGACCGTCACTACCGAGACCCAGTtcgtcgccaacgccgacatCCCGCGCGCGTGGTGGAAGAGCGCGGTCGTGTACCAGGTGGGTGTGGTAGTGCACTCGTCATGTCGTGGCTGCAGCTGATGCCgacgcccccccccccccccctcagATCTACCCTGCGTCCTTCCTCGAcaccaacggcgacggcgtcggcgacctgcgcGGCGTGATCAACAAGCTCGACTACCTCAAGGACCTGGGCGTGGACGTCATCTGGCTCTCGCCCATCTTCAAGTCGCCGCAGGTGGACATGGGGTATGACATCAGCGACTACAAGGACATCCACGCGCCGTATGGCAGcgtggccgacgtcgacgagctgatcgccgagctgcacaaGCGCGGCATgaagctcgtgctcgaccttgtcgtcaaCCACACCTCGGTCGAGCACAAGTGGTTCATCGAGTCCAAGAGCTCAAAGACCAACCCCAAGCGCGACTGGTACTACTGGCGCccggccaaggtcgccgccgacggctcCAAGAGCGAGCCGAACAACTGGCAGTCCGTGTTTGGCGGCTCGACCTGGAAGCACGACGAGACGACTGACGAGTACTACCTCCACTACTTTGACGAGAGCCAGCCCGACCTCAACTTTGAGAACGTCGAGGTTCGCCAGGCGGTGTATGACTTGATGAAGTTCTGGCTTGACAAGGGAGCGGACGGCTACCGTGTGAGTAGGGCCAAGTGCCATCGCCCCCGGGCCGACCGAGCTGACCCACGTCAGATGGACGTCATTGCCCGTATCTCCAAGAACGTCTCGttccccgacgccgccgagcaggtcaaGGGCGCGCGGTACCAGGACTTCCCCCGTGGCGCCGGCCCTCGTCTGCACGAGTACCTGCACGAGATGAACCGCGAGGTGTTGTCGAGTGAGTAGCGCAGCCCAGGGCAAGCTGACAACGCCAGAGTACGACTGCATgtcggtcggcgagctcaacTTTGTCGACCCCAAGACCATGCTCAACTTTGTGCACCCCGACCGCCAGGAGATCCAGACGGGCTTCAGCTTCGACCACGTCAACGTCGGCCTCAAGGGCATGGGCCTGggccgccacctcgtcaaccCGTGGACGCTGCCCGAGTGGAAGGAGACCATCACGCGCTGGCAGTGGCTGCGCGAGGCAGGCGCCTGGCACGCCCTGTACCTCGAGGTGGGTGTTTGCCATCTGCACCGCTGACCTCCAGAACCACGACCAGCCGCGCTCCATCAGCCGCTTCGGCAACGACTCGCCCgggtggcgctgggcgtcaggccgcgtgctcgccctcctccatGCGACGCTGTTCGGCACAGTCTACCTGTACCAGGGTGAGGAGATTGGCATGATCAACCTCCCGCTCGACTGGCCCATCGAGGACTACCAGGACGTGCAGACGCAGATTCTTGTCAAGGAGTAAGTCGGCCCCTTGGGGACGCACACTCACACGCCCAGGATCAACGAGACGTGCGAGAACCCTACAAAGGTcgtccagcagctcctccCCAAGATGCGCGACCACCCCCGCTCGCCCATGCAGTGgacggccggcgccggagcCGGCTTCTCCACCGCCAAGCCGTGGATGCGCCTGCCTGAGGACTATGAGGTGTGCAACGTCGAGGCGCAGGTCAACGACCCCTCGTCGCTCTTCAGCTTCTGGAAGTCGGTGCTCGCCTTCAGGCGCAAGCACGAGGACATCCTGGTGCGTCCTGGCGTTGAACCCTACCTTCTCTGCTAACCCTCGCCTCCAGGTGTACGGCTCGTACCGCGAGCtctcgcccgaggacgaggccgtctTCGCCTACGTCCGTGACGAGAAGTTCCTTGTTGTGCTCAACTTCTCCACCGCCCAGGTCGTCTACGCCTTGCCGGAGAAGTTCAAGGCGTCCAAGTTCCTCCTCTCGACGACGCAGGACTCGGAGTGGCCCGCCACGCTGGGCGACAAGCTTGCGCTCCCGCCCTGGACTGGCGCCGTGTACGAGGTGTCCAAGGAGTAGATTTTGTAGAATTGCAATGTGAAGGAGTACTTGACAGTCACCAGCGCAGCGTATGTAGGGAGATAAAgtggagggaggagggaggccTGATTATGTCATTCTGGCCATTCTGGCTCAACTGAAATGGCTTGTGATCATCTTCATTTGCTgctgcgcagcagcagctcgacatCTCCAAATCTTGCATCTGCCCAAACCACCTCAAGAAACCCCTATACCCACACCCCACAGCTCAAATGCTAAGGCCGGCACCAGGCGGCGCGATACCTGGCCGGCCGCACCGCCCACTGGTCGTGCGGTGCGGGTACGAtggctcgacgcggcccGTAAACTtcccctcggcggcgagctgccgGCTCGAGTCGCTGCGCACGCGCGTGGGTGCCGCCTTGCGTTGCGTTTTCCACGCTGACCCGCACGCAGGTCGAAGAATGCTTCGCCCTCTCCGCGTGGCCGTTCGTGCTCACgtacaccgacgacgacggggaagAGTACCACGTCcgcaccgaggccgacctcacCGACGCCATCTCGTACTTTGCCTCTGGGGACGATGAGGGCGCCcactcgagcggcgcggccggccggccgccagccccgcccaAGATCTCGatgcgcgtcgacgtcgtagTAGAGTACGACGGGCCGAGCCTGAGCGACACGAGCTCGATCGCAAGCTTCCGGACGTCGGAACACTCCTGGCactcgagcgagcggagcgccgcgcgcagcgacggACGCAGCTCGTTCGAGTACCGCAGCTCCCGGGGGAGCAGGTACAGCTCCGTGCCGCCCATCACGACCGACCTCGCGGACCCGCTGGGTGCGATGCGCCTCTCAAGCCCGGGGAGCACGCTCTCGGGCGGCCCGAGTTCAGGCCGCAGCACCGTGCTGCAAGGCCGCCCGCGGGCATCGCTCCCCCCGCcagagctcgacgcggcgagcgcgtcagcgtaCTCGCGCCACCGGGGAGCGCGGACCGAGAACGCATACtacgacgacacggcgccagcgctcATGGGCCACTCGGAGCTCGGGTCACGCTGGCTCCGCGAGCAGAGCCAGCTCGCCAACCGCATGCCACGGCTCCGGCTGGGCGGCCGGAGATATGACTCGGATGACGAGGGGCTGAATAGCGACGATGAAAGCCTGGGCGATATCGAACTGGTCCAGGACGCGCGCGGACGTGAGTCTTGGCTGGGTGCCATTTGGCGGCAAAGCTGACTCCTGACAGGATACTACTACTCGTACCAGACCGAGACAGCATCCCTGTCGTCGCAATCCGAGGCGGATTTCGACTCGATGGAGCACGCCGGGCCCAGTTCAGCGGGGTTCACGTCGCCCAGActcaccggcggcgcgagaCGAACATCGCCCGAGACCGCAtccgaggtggaggaagtcacgcgcgcgccgagcagcgagccGACGGGACCGCCAGTCCTCGCGCCCGACTGCTCGGCTTGTGGCGTGCGCCTAGACTACATGCGCTACGTATGCGTGCCGTGTGGTGAAGGCGAGTTGTGGACCGTCAACGCGGTGGGCAAGGCGCCGTTCGAGCCGCCCAGGCTCCCAAGTGAGCAGAGCGACGGTGACGCGACTGAGTCGTCCGAGGGCACAGCCTGGGGGCCCCTCGCGTCTTCGACCGGCAGCCAGACGGTGTatcgcggcgccgacggccgctcgcgctcggggTCAATGTCGACCAACGCCAGCGTGCACTCATTAGCCGTGGCTAACGGGAGCGCCGTGTCCCCCGGCTCGCCGAGATCGATCCAgttcgacctcgacggcaacCCGACCCCCGCGCGGCACAGGGCCACGCCGCGTGGATACGAGCTCTGCCCCTCCTGTATAGAGGTGCACGGTATCGCGCACTCCAAGGCTGCGaaccgcgagcgcgacgccaatGGGCACAGGAAGAAACGGTCAGGTCAGCTGCGGCATACGTTCCGCGAGAAGATCTGGGGGGCTGAAGGCTGGATGGATATTGGTGGGTTCGTCGCTCCCGCTGTGCTGACCAGCCCAGAGTATGCAGATGACTCGGATTGTACCATCTGCAACACGCCCCTGGTGAACAACCGCTATAAATGTGGGTATAAAGCTGTAGGGTCAAGCTGACAATCAGGTGTCTCGTGCTCAAAGTTCGATTTGTGTCGCTCTTGTGAGTTGCCAGGAGATCTTCGTCCTAGCTCACACCCCCCAGGCTACCAAAAGGTAGACGAGATTCACCCCGTGCACGTCTTCTTATCACTACCGGACAAACCTTTACCCAGCCTCGAGGtggccagcaccagcagcgtTCTGGGCAACGGGCACACCGAGACGCGGCCAATACGGCATCCAGGCGCCTTTTGCCACAAGTGAGGTCGTTAGCCATGGAATGTGCACTGACCTCGCAGCTGCTTACAAGACATTGTCGGCCCGCGATTCCACTGCGCGGTATGCCCGTCATGGGACCTGTGTATCCAGTGCGAAGGCCTCACGACGTCTGGCGACGGTCAGCACACGGCCGACCACATCATGATGAAGATCCCCATTCCCCTCGCATcgtccgaggtcgaggctgtGAGTCGGCGGGCACGCGACCGTTGGTTCCAGCAGGACTCGTCGAccgtggcgcggcgcacgccggggggcagcacggcgtcgcgctcgtcatccCCGTCAGTCGACACGGAGACGGTGTACGCGCccacgcggcgcagcgcacgcagcGTCAGCACAGCTGCACGGCTGCCTGTCCTCCCCAACTCGGGGCGCGGCACGCCGTCTGTCACCCGGCAACAGGTCGCCGCACGCccccgcgacgacctggacCACAATGCACGCTGCGCAAACTGCAACGAGTGGATCATGGGCCGGCGGTACCAGTGTGCCAACTGCCCCTCCGACCCGGAGCCGTACAACCTGTGCTCGATCTGCGAGCTGCGGTCGTACCGCGTCCACGACCCGCGGCACGTTTTCTTCAAGTTCGACCGCCCCGTCCACATCCCACTGCAGAGCACGCAGCCCCTCCTGCCCCTGCTGTACAAGAACCGCGCCGGCCAGGTCCCCGCCTCGGCAGTGCTCTCGCCGCACGACCCGACAGCGTACCTCAAGCACGTGCTACACCGCGAGACGGTCTGCGATATCCACATGGACCAGATCCGCGGCGCGTGGTTCCGCTGCGCCCACTGCGCTGGCGGATTCGACGTGTGCCAGGAGGCTGAGCGCACCGCGGATCATGACCCCACACATGGTGAGTGCAGAGAGTGTGGCTCCTGCTAACATCCCCCAGTCTTTGTCGTCTTCAAGGCCCGCGTCGACATGGTGGCcttccgcgagctcgccagcctcgccgcgtcgtacCCCAAGCCGCTACTCAAACAGCAGGTCTACTTCTCCTGATGTTCTTTTTTTGTAACCCCATCTGTATGTAACTCTCTAGCTCTCTAGCCAGCAGCTTGCTGTTATCAATGCATGTAATGACGGATACTGTGACAATTTAATTAGAGTATTCCAGACATGGTTACG contains:
- the SPBC2A9.02_2 gene encoding putative protein, whose translation is MAINKIFLTGGTGTIGTEVARDLVAHGYAVRGLARSDASAAKLQALGVTPVRGDLTTLDVARAEAAAADAVVHLAIDFARVIDSGSEEQAFVEAVGDVLKGTGKTFIGTSGTYIGVGTGKTPFTEADDGRPGAFRYKFESTFRSLGDDGGVRAIVIRPSLTHSDKIDGFPRTVIAKPRELGFAPVLDGGEEKWTYNDLHDVAVLFRLALEKAPAGFSRYHGTDESTSNRQIAEIVAAHWGVPVREATREELTEAYGFFATFFGKDNTVSSVATREQLGWEPKGARFIDLLKDGTYFKQL
- the mal1_0 gene encoding Alpha-glucosidase encodes the protein MAKWRAASASGGRRRMCTRASFKDHAANGHGTLRGIASQVPYLHDLGIDIVWLSPVYASPQADMGYDISDYQAIDPRYGTLEDWDAVRDACHARGMKLVMDLVVNHSSDQHQWFKESRRSKTDPKRDWYYWHPGKVVDGVRQPPNNWRSRFGSGSAWAWDEASQEYYLHLFLKEQPDLNWTSPGLRRAVYDMMRWWLDRGCDGFRCDVINFIAKAPGFPDAPVTDPTKEFQFAGGLAVNRPEVHTYLKEMYTEVLSHYDAVGECPGKDSPESFAAYSRPENHEFQMVFNFHHQYFDRDGAERRYKPDWVLSDLKKLYNQWHVELPALGGWFANYIENHDQPRFVSRVGSEGDLRNKSAKLVALLHITLTGTLFLYQGQETGQVNMPADWPESEYKDIEATQRLEGERAYLDRLGATPEQRKEHMARVWRDIRSAGRDSPRTPMQWDESAYAGFSSSEPWMRVHDDYPQWNVAKLRADPDSVWSFYARLLRLRKERLALIYGKFIPLDADADDNYSYVRHDEASGEKYLVLLNLGRGEQSVTLDPASWGVDVSSAQLLVSNDDAKEGEGISGPVELAPYSGRVYTLAEALPN
- the Nbr1 gene encoding ZZ-type zinc finger domain-containing protein, which gives rise to MLRPAPGGAIPGRPHRPLVVRCGYDGSTRPVNFPSAASCRLESLRTRVEECFALSAWPFVLTYTDDDGEEYHVRTEADLTDAISYFASGDDEGAHSSGAAGRPPAPPKISMRVDVVVEYDGPSLSDTSSIASFRTSEHSWHSSERSAARSDGRSSFEYRSSRGSRYSSVPPITTDLADPLGAMRLSSPGSTLSGGPSSGRSTVLQGRPRASLPPPELDAASASAYSRHRGARTENAYYDDTAPALMGHSELGSRWLREQSQLANRMPRLRLGGRRYDSDDEGLNSDDESLGDIELVQDARGRYYYSYQTETASLSSQSEADFDSMEHAGPSSAGFTSPRLTGGARRTSPETASEVEEVTRAPSSEPTGPPVLAPDCSACGVRLDYMRYVCVPCGEGELWTVNAVGKAPFEPPRLPSEQSDGDATESSEGTAWGPLASSTGSQTVYRGADGRSRSGSMSTNASVHSLAVANGSAVSPGSPRSIQFDLDGNPTPARHRATPRGYELCPSCIEVHGIAHSKAANRERDANGHRKKRSGQLRHTFREKIWGAEGWMDIGGFVAPAVLTSPEYADDSDCTICNTPLVNNRYKCYQKVDEIHPVHVFLSLPDKPLPSLEVASTSSVLGNGHTETRPIRHPGAFCHNCLQDIVGPRFHCAVCPSWDLCIQCEGLTTSGDGQHTADHIMMKIPIPLASSEVEAVSRRARDRWFQQDSSTVARRTPGGSTASRSSSPSVDTETVYAPTRRSARSVSTAARLPVLPNSGRGTPSVTRQQVAARPRDDLDHNARCANCNEWIMGRRYQCANCPSDPEPYNLCSICELRSYRVHDPRHVFFKFDRPVHIPLQSTQPLLPLLYKNRAGQVPASAVLSPHDPTAYLKHVLHRETVCDIHMDQIRGAWFRCAHCAGGFDVCQEAERTADHDPTHVFVVFKARVDMVAFRELASLAASYPKPLLKQQVYFS
- the malL_0 gene encoding Oligo-1,6-glucosidase, whose amino-acid sequence is MTVTTETQFVANADIPRAWWKSAVVYQIYPASFLDTNGDGVGDLRGVINKLDYLKDLGVDVIWLSPIFKSPQVDMGYDISDYKDIHAPYGSVADVDELIAELHKRGMKLVLDLVVNHTSVEHKWFIESKSSKTNPKRDWYYWRPAKVAADGSKSEPNNWQSVFGGSTWKHDETTDEYYLHYFDESQPDLNFENVEVRQAVYDLMKFWLDKGADGYRMDVIARISKNVSFPDAAEQVKGARYQDFPRGAGPRLHEYLHEMNREVLSKYDCMSVGELNFVDPKTMLNFVHPDRQEIQTGFSFDHVNVGLKGMGLGRHLVNPWTLPEWKETITRWQWLREAGAWHALYLENHDQPRSISRFGNDSPGWRWASGRVLALLHATLFGTVYLYQGEEIGMINLPLDWPIEDYQDVQTQILVKEINETCENPTKVVQQLLPKMRDHPRSPMQWTAGAGAGFSTAKPWMRLPEDYEVCNVEAQVNDPSSLFSFWKSVLAFRRKHEDILVYGSYRELSPEDEAVFAYVRDEKFLVVLNFSTAQVVYALPEKFKASKFLLSTTQDSEWPATLGDKLALPPWTGAVYEVSKE